The Gemmatimonadaceae bacterium genomic sequence CCCCAGTATCGGCTGTCCAGCGAATTGTCTCGATTGTCGCCAAGGACGAAGTAATTCCCCATTGGGACGACCAACGGTCCCCAGTTGTTTCGCGACGGATGATAGCCCCCGGCCGCGGCCGCCGCCGTCCGCACCACGTAATCCCGCTGCCAGCGAAAATCTTCGGGCGCCGGATCAATATCCGGATCGGTGTGCTCGACGTAATGCTCCGTAATCACGCGGCCGTTGCGAATGAGCGTTCCTTCGCGCATCTCGACGGTATCGCCCGGCACGCCGATCAACCGCTTCACGAAGTTCTTCGTCGGATCTTCAGGGTATTCGAATACGATCACGTCGCCGCGCTGCGGCACGCGCAAGCGGGGCAGCCGCTTGTGCGTGAACGGGACCTCCGCGCCGTAGACGAGCTTGTTCACGAGCAGGAAATCACCGACCTGGAGCGTATTCTCCATGCTCCCGCTCGGAATCTTGAACGCTTCGACGAAGAACGTGCGAATGACGAGGAAGAGCACGACCGATACGACAAAGATCTTCGTCCACTCGGACAAAAAGTCGAAGCCGCTTCGACCGCGGTTCAGCTCGCGCAACGCCTCGACGCGCTGCTCCGGCGTGATCGCGCGCGGCGGCGCGCCCGCGCCGTCGTCCGCCTGCACGCCCCGCACAGGCTGCTCACCCGTCGATGTGAAGTCCGGCTCGTTGATGCCCATTGCTCTCTCGCACTGCCCCGCTGGCAGGACGACTGCCCCACCGACGAAATAACGCCCTAACGCCCTCGAGGGCTAGTTGCCCCGAAGGTCAATCTGACAAAGATCGTTCCAGTTCAGGACCGGCCATCGCGCTAATCCGGCGTCCCCAGGTAATTGTCGATCTGCGCCCGCTGCAGCGACCCCGAGAAATCGAGATAGCCCACCTTCGTCTCCGAGTAGAACTCGTAGACCTCCCAGCCGCCCTCGCGGTGCCCGTTCCCTGTCTGTTTTACGCCGCCGAACGGCAGATGTGCCTCGGCGCCAATCGTCGGCGCGTTGATGTACGTGATGCCCGTGTCCAGCTCGTTCATCGCGCGCATCGCCACGTTCACATTACTGGTATAGACGGACGACGACAGGCCGTACTTCACGTCGTTATTGATCGCGAACGCTTCGTCCGCCGTGCGGAACCGAACCACCGACAACACGGGACCGAAAATCTCTTCCTGCTCGAGCCGCATGCCGGCGCGCACGCGCGCAAAGATCGTTGGCTCGAAGAAGTAGCCGCTGTCCACGTCTTTTCCCGTCGGCCGCTTCCCACCACACAACAGATCCGCGCCC encodes the following:
- the lepB gene encoding signal peptidase I, with the protein product MGINEPDFTSTGEQPVRGVQADDGAGAPPRAITPEQRVEALRELNRGRSGFDFLSEWTKIFVVSVVLFLVIRTFFVEAFKIPSGSMENTLQVGDFLLVNKLVYGAEVPFTHKRLPRLRVPQRGDVIVFEYPEDPTKNFVKRLIGVPGDTVEMREGTLIRNGRVITEHYVEHTDPDIDPAPEDFRWQRDYVVRTAAAAAGGYHPSRNNWGPLVVPMGNYFVLGDNRDNSLDSRYWGFVADSLVKGKPFVIYYSYAPDTSDHSFAWLTHIRWQRLGERIK